In a single window of the Rhizobiaceae bacterium genome:
- a CDS encoding ABC transporter permease — protein sequence MQGRRHAGAAFLRSAANFIVVAAITFLGLITVTFFIGRVIPIDPVLAIVGDRAPASVVAAARKQYGLDLPLWDQYTLYLTKALSGDFGNSVLSTYPVMDDIRRVLPATFELATVGTVIGLLLGIPLGVLAAVKRDSLVDQLVRVIGLIGYSVPIFWLGLISLLVFYARLGWVEGPGRIGVAYEYSFTPITGLFLLDAVLQGDWNVFVDVFRHVILPGALLGYFSMAYISRMTRSFMLNELSQEYIVAARAKGVSETRVIWGHALRNAAVPLVTVIALSYATLLEGSVLTETVFAWPGIGSYLYNSLQNADMNAVLGGTIVIGAIFITLNLLSDLLYRVLDPRTRP from the coding sequence ATGCAGGGACGGCGCCATGCCGGCGCCGCTTTCCTCCGGTCGGCGGCAAATTTCATCGTCGTTGCCGCTATCACCTTCCTCGGCCTGATCACCGTCACGTTCTTCATTGGTCGCGTCATACCGATCGACCCTGTGCTGGCGATTGTCGGGGACCGCGCGCCAGCCAGCGTGGTTGCCGCCGCGCGCAAGCAATACGGCCTCGATCTCCCCCTGTGGGACCAGTACACGCTTTACCTCACCAAGGCGCTCAGCGGGGATTTCGGCAATTCCGTCCTGTCCACCTATCCGGTGATGGACGACATCAGGCGCGTGCTGCCCGCAACCTTCGAACTGGCCACCGTCGGCACCGTCATCGGATTGTTGCTCGGCATTCCCCTCGGCGTGCTGGCGGCGGTGAAGCGCGACAGCCTTGTCGATCAACTTGTGCGCGTGATCGGGCTGATCGGATATTCGGTGCCCATCTTCTGGCTGGGCCTCATCTCGCTTCTGGTGTTCTATGCCCGGCTCGGCTGGGTGGAAGGACCGGGCCGCATCGGCGTGGCCTACGAGTACAGCTTCACCCCGATCACCGGCCTGTTCCTGCTCGATGCGGTCTTGCAGGGCGATTGGAATGTGTTTGTCGACGTGTTCCGCCACGTCATCCTGCCGGGCGCGCTTCTTGGCTATTTTTCAATGGCTTACATCAGCCGCATGACTCGATCCTTCATGCTGAACGAGCTTTCGCAGGAATATATCGTGGCGGCGCGCGCAAAGGGCGTTTCCGAAACCCGCGTCATCTGGGGTCATGCGTTGCGCAACGCCGCGGTGCCTCTGGTGACGGTGATCGCGCTTTCCTACGCGACGCTGCTGGAAGGGTCCGTCCTGACCGAAACCGTGTTCGCATGGCCCGGCATCGGCTCCTATCTCTACAACTCGCTCCAGAACGCCGACATGAACGCCGTGCTCGGCGGCACCATCGTGATCGGCGCGATCTTCATCACGCTCAATCTCCTGTCCGACCTGCTCTATCGCGTTCTCGATCCAAGGACGCGCCCATGA
- a CDS encoding ABC transporter substrate-binding protein yields the protein MMMRIHATRSRVLLSGTLLSALLAVVPAAFADTPPDTLVQAWAIDDMISLDPAEAFELSTGEITGNTYDMLVRLDAADTTKVISGIADSWTVSDDGLTYTFKLKPDIKFASGNPITADDVAWSFERAVKLNKSPAFIIQQFGLTADNVTDKAKAADPGTFVFTVDKSYAPTFVLNCLTATVGAIVDSKLVKEHVAAVAPSEEYKFDNDFGNGWLKTNYAGSGPFKTREWKANEAVVIERNDNYYGDQAKLARVVYRHVKESATQRLMLEKGDVDVARNLQPGDFDAVSKNGDLAFTSAPKSTVYYFSLNQKNENLAKPEVREAFKYLVDYEALGETLLKGIGVIHQNFLPTGILGARDDLPYKLDVAKAKELLAKAGLPDGFSVTMDVRSQQPVSGVAEAIQATAAQAGIKIEIIPGDFKTILTKYRARQHDMAILQWGVDYWDPNSNAETFASNPNNADDSMNKTLAWRNAWDVPADMQQTVKDALTERDPDNRSEMYADLQQKVRDNGPFVLLWQEIEVAGLRKNIQGFQLGPTFDTNFVAPVTK from the coding sequence ATGATGATGCGAATTCATGCCACGCGTTCACGTGTCCTTTTGTCGGGGACGCTGCTTTCCGCTCTGCTTGCTGTTGTCCCTGCCGCGTTTGCCGACACCCCGCCGGACACTCTGGTTCAGGCCTGGGCAATCGATGACATGATCTCGCTGGACCCGGCCGAGGCGTTCGAGCTTTCGACCGGCGAAATCACCGGAAACACCTATGACATGCTTGTGCGTCTCGACGCCGCCGACACGACCAAGGTCATCAGCGGCATCGCGGATAGCTGGACCGTCTCCGACGACGGCCTCACCTATACGTTCAAGCTCAAGCCGGACATCAAGTTCGCATCGGGCAACCCGATCACCGCAGACGACGTGGCATGGTCGTTCGAGCGGGCCGTGAAGCTGAACAAGAGCCCCGCATTCATCATCCAGCAATTCGGACTGACGGCGGACAATGTGACCGACAAGGCGAAGGCTGCCGATCCGGGCACCTTCGTGTTCACGGTCGACAAGTCCTATGCGCCGACCTTCGTGCTGAACTGCCTGACCGCAACGGTCGGCGCAATCGTCGATTCCAAGCTGGTGAAGGAGCATGTGGCCGCCGTAGCGCCCAGCGAGGAATACAAGTTCGACAATGATTTCGGCAATGGCTGGCTCAAGACCAACTATGCGGGTTCGGGCCCGTTCAAGACGCGCGAGTGGAAGGCCAACGAAGCCGTCGTCATCGAGCGCAACGACAACTACTATGGCGACCAGGCCAAGCTCGCCCGCGTCGTCTACCGCCACGTCAAGGAGAGCGCCACGCAGCGCCTGATGCTGGAAAAGGGCGACGTGGATGTCGCGCGCAACCTGCAACCGGGCGACTTCGATGCGGTCAGCAAGAATGGCGACCTGGCGTTCACATCCGCGCCGAAGAGCACGGTCTACTATTTCAGTCTCAACCAGAAGAACGAAAATCTCGCCAAGCCGGAGGTGCGCGAAGCGTTCAAATATCTGGTCGACTATGAAGCGCTGGGGGAGACGCTTCTGAAGGGCATCGGCGTGATCCACCAGAACTTCCTGCCGACAGGTATTCTCGGCGCGCGCGATGACCTGCCCTACAAACTTGACGTCGCCAAGGCCAAGGAACTTCTTGCAAAGGCCGGCCTGCCGGACGGGTTCTCGGTCACCATGGACGTGCGCAGCCAGCAGCCGGTTTCCGGCGTGGCGGAGGCCATACAGGCGACCGCCGCACAGGCGGGCATCAAGATCGAGATCATTCCCGGCGACTTCAAGACCATTCTGACCAAGTACCGCGCGCGGCAGCACGACATGGCGATCCTGCAATGGGGCGTGGATTACTGGGACCCCAATTCCAATGCGGAGACATTCGCCTCCAACCCCAACAATGCCGACGATTCGATGAACAAGACGCTCGCATGGCGCAACGCCTGGGATGTCCCGGCCGACATGCAGCAGACGGTGAAGGATGCGCTGACAGAGCGCGATCCAGACAATCGCTCCGAAATGTATGCCGACCTGCAACAGAAAGTGCGCGACAACGGTCCCTTCGTCCTGCTTTGGCAGGAAATCGAAGTGGCAGGACTGCGCAAGAATATACAGGGCTTCCAGCTTGGCCCGACCTTCGACACGAATTTCGTGGCTCCGGTGACCAAATAG
- a CDS encoding dipeptidase, with protein MEAVFDGHNDVLLRMWLSAQSGSDPVREFAEGTRSGHIDGPRAAAGGLAGGLCAIYIPAGHLALDRPDAKGHYTTPLSQTLERQPSLDIAIQKAAIAVKLDEAGAWRLCRSVDDIEHAMDEKIFAAVMHMEGCEPIDRELAALEVFHAAGLRSLGPVWSRNNIFGHGVPFAYPMSPDTGPGLTDAGFDLVRACNRLGILIDLSHITEKGFWDVARTTDQPLIASHSNVHALTPVARNLTDRQLDAVKESKGLVGLNFAVTMLRADAGDNVDTPVDSMIRHVDYMVERMGIDCVAIGSDFDGASIPAQIGDAAGLQFFVEALRSAGYSGRELAKICRENWFRVLRAAWGEN; from the coding sequence GAATTTGCCGAGGGCACGCGGTCCGGCCATATCGACGGGCCAAGGGCGGCAGCGGGCGGATTGGCCGGCGGCCTCTGCGCTATCTACATCCCCGCAGGCCATCTCGCGCTCGATCGACCGGATGCGAAGGGCCACTATACCACCCCGCTTTCGCAAACGCTGGAGCGCCAGCCTTCGCTCGACATCGCAATTCAGAAGGCGGCCATCGCCGTGAAGCTGGACGAGGCGGGCGCGTGGCGGCTCTGCCGCAGCGTCGACGACATCGAGCACGCGATGGACGAAAAAATCTTCGCGGCGGTCATGCATATGGAAGGTTGCGAGCCGATTGACCGCGAACTCGCTGCGCTTGAAGTTTTCCACGCCGCCGGGCTGCGATCGCTCGGGCCGGTCTGGAGTCGCAACAACATATTCGGCCACGGCGTGCCCTTCGCCTATCCCATGAGCCCGGACACAGGGCCGGGCCTGACCGATGCCGGTTTCGATCTCGTGCGCGCGTGCAATCGGCTCGGCATTCTGATCGACCTTTCGCACATCACGGAAAAAGGATTTTGGGACGTCGCCCGCACCACCGACCAGCCGCTCATCGCCAGCCATTCGAACGTCCATGCGCTGACCCCGGTGGCGCGCAACCTCACCGACCGGCAACTCGATGCGGTCAAGGAGAGCAAGGGCCTCGTCGGGCTGAACTTCGCCGTGACCATGCTGCGGGCCGACGCGGGCGACAATGTGGACACCCCGGTCGACAGCATGATCCGCCATGTCGACTACATGGTGGAGCGCATGGGAATCGACTGTGTCGCGATCGGCTCGGACTTCGATGGCGCATCGATTCCCGCGCAGATTGGGGACGCAGCCGGCCTTCAATTCTTCGTTGAAGCCCTGCGAAGCGCCGGATATTCTGGACGGGAGCTGGCAAAGATATGCCGGGAAAACTGGTTCCGCGTCCTGCGTGCCGCCTGGGGCGAAAACTGA